In Mucilaginibacter sp. KACC 22063, the genomic stretch GAGGTGAAGTCCAAAGCTTATCTTGATGTACAAAAAATTGCCCGCGATGTGATTAACCGTATTGGTTATACCAAAGGCGAATACATGTTTGACGGCAGCTCATGCGGTGTGCTTTCGGCCATTCACGAGCAGTCGCCAGATATTAACCAGGGTGTTGACCGTAAGGAAAAACAGGAACAGGGCGCTGGCGACCAGGGGATGATGTTTGGTTACGCTACCAACGAAACCGATAACTATATGCCGTTGGCACTTGATCTGGCACATGCCTTATTAATTGAGCTTGCTGCCATACGCCGCGAGAACAATGAGATCAAATACCTTCGCCCGGATGCAAAATCGCAGGTAACTTTAGAGTACGACGATAACAATGTGCCTCAACGCATAGATGCGATAGTGATCTCTACCCAGCACGACGATTTTGACGAAGAAACTACCATGCTGAAAAAGATCAGCGATGATATTATCGGCATTTTAATTCCGCGTGTTAAGGCGAAATATCCTAAATACGCTCACTTGTTTAACGACCATATTAAATATCACATTAACCCAACCGGTAAATTTGTAATCGGCGGGCCGCATGGCGATACCGGCTTAACCGGCCGTAAAATTATTGTTGATACTTATGGTGGTAAAGGCGCGCACGGTGGTGGTGCTTTCTCTGGCAAAGACCCTTCAAAGGTTGACCGTTCTGCCGCTTACGCTACCCGCCACATTGCTAAAAACCTGGTAGCTGCCGGTTTATGCGATGAGGTATTGGTACAGGTATCATATGCTATCGGTGTTGCAAAGCCAATGGGTATCTATGTAAATACATATGGCACAGCAAAGGTTGACTTGCACGATGGCGCCATTGCTAAAAAGGTGGAAGAGATTTTTGACATGACCCCTTACGCTATTGAAACCCGTTTTAAACTGCGTAACCCAATTTATAGCGAAACTGCTGCTTACGGCCACTTTGGTAAACCAAGCCAAACCGTAACCAAAACTTATGTTGCCACCAACGGCGAAAAAGTTGAAAAAGAGGTGGAGCTGTTTACCTGGGAAAAACTTGATTATGTAGAAAAGGTTAAAGCTGCATTTGGCTTATAAGTAATTACACAAATAACTTTCAAAGCGCCTCTATTTAGGGGCGCTTTTTGTTTGAAGTCACTATCTTTACACACATGCATCATCCTACCCATAACCCGTGGAAAATAACCGGCGAAAAAGCAGTTTATGACAACCCGTGGATCAGTTTAACCGAATATCAGGTCATTAATCCGGCAGGAAACCCAGGCATTTATGGTAAGGTGCATTTTAAAAACCTGGCTATTGGTGTTCTACCGCTTGATGAAGAGCTAAACACCTACCTAGTTGGGCAGTACCGTTTTACTATTGACCAGTACAGCTGGGAAATGCCCGAAGGCGGCGGCCCGCATGAGCATGAACCGCTTGACTCGGCCAAGCGCGAACTGCTGGAGGAAACAGGACTTAAAGCCAAATACTGGACGGAGTTGCAGCGTATCCATTTATCCAATTCCGTAAGTGATGAGTTTGGCATTGTTTACCTGGCACGCGGGCTGGAACAGTTTGAACCCGAACCGGAAGAAACCGAGCAACTAATCGTACACAAAGTCCCGTTTAAACAGGTTTACCGTATGGTTTGCAACGGCGAAATCACCGACTCGCTTACCGTAGCAGCAGTGTTACGTGTACAGCTGTTGATACTGGAAAACCGCCTGCCGTAACGTTTTATCATTTGCGATAAATGCATAAATTTGCCGGTCGAAACAATGAGAAAGATTATCGGAATTATTTTATCACCAATACATTACATAGCTTTCGGGTTAATATTGGTGATCTTTCAACCTATACAATGGATTTGCTATAAACTGTTTGGCTACAAAGCGCATAAGTATTCAGTAGACATCCTTAATTTCTTTTTAACCAGCAGCTATTACCTGCTGGGCAACCGCGTAAGCTGGACAAACAGGCAACCTTTACCACTGAACCGCCCGATGATATTTGTAGCCAACCACCAAAGTATGTACGATATCCCCCCAATGATATGGCGGTTAAGTAAGTATCATGCAAAGTTTATTTCTAAAATTGAGCTGACTAAAAACATCCCTTCTATATCATACAATTTAAAAGTAGGCGGCGGCGCAAACATCGACCGTAAGGACCAGCGCCAGTCCATCACAGAATTAATGAAACTGGGGCAGCGCATGAAAGAAAACAACTGGTCCACCGTTATTTTCCCGGAAGGTACCCGTTCTAAAGATGGTAATATTAAATTCTTCCGTGCGGCAGGTATTGCCACCATTCTTAAAAAATGTCCTGATGCTTTATTAGTGCCCATTGCTGTAGAAAACTCGTGGAAAATGGTGCAATATGGTGCATTTCCGCTAAGTACATTTGAGCATTTAAAATTTACAGTGCTTAACCCTATAGAGCCTAAAGCAGCAGCAAATGTGGATGAAGCAGTAT encodes the following:
- a CDS encoding lysophospholipid acyltransferase family protein; the protein is MRKIIGIILSPIHYIAFGLILVIFQPIQWICYKLFGYKAHKYSVDILNFFLTSSYYLLGNRVSWTNRQPLPLNRPMIFVANHQSMYDIPPMIWRLSKYHAKFISKIELTKNIPSISYNLKVGGGANIDRKDQRQSITELMKLGQRMKENNWSTVIFPEGTRSKDGNIKFFRAAGIATILKKCPDALLVPIAVENSWKMVQYGAFPLSTFEHLKFTVLNPIEPKAAANVDEAVLQCENEIRKFLGQPENLESRDKAQETRA
- a CDS encoding NUDIX domain-containing protein → MHHPTHNPWKITGEKAVYDNPWISLTEYQVINPAGNPGIYGKVHFKNLAIGVLPLDEELNTYLVGQYRFTIDQYSWEMPEGGGPHEHEPLDSAKRELLEETGLKAKYWTELQRIHLSNSVSDEFGIVYLARGLEQFEPEPEETEQLIVHKVPFKQVYRMVCNGEITDSLTVAAVLRVQLLILENRLP
- the metK gene encoding methionine adenosyltransferase, encoding MPYLFTSESVSEGHPDKVADQISDALIDNFLAFDAESKVACETLVTTGQVILAGEVKSKAYLDVQKIARDVINRIGYTKGEYMFDGSSCGVLSAIHEQSPDINQGVDRKEKQEQGAGDQGMMFGYATNETDNYMPLALDLAHALLIELAAIRRENNEIKYLRPDAKSQVTLEYDDNNVPQRIDAIVISTQHDDFDEETTMLKKISDDIIGILIPRVKAKYPKYAHLFNDHIKYHINPTGKFVIGGPHGDTGLTGRKIIVDTYGGKGAHGGGAFSGKDPSKVDRSAAYATRHIAKNLVAAGLCDEVLVQVSYAIGVAKPMGIYVNTYGTAKVDLHDGAIAKKVEEIFDMTPYAIETRFKLRNPIYSETAAYGHFGKPSQTVTKTYVATNGEKVEKEVELFTWEKLDYVEKVKAAFGL